AACACCAGTCAACCAGTGCTTCTTCTGTATCTTTGCTCATCTTGGGATTAAGCCCGGTGTCCGGCCAGTTGCCGACATTGATATGGGATAACCTTCCGTACTGCGCGATTGCACCATTCGCTGCGTGAGTAAAAACCACACCCGGTCGCGGGCCGCTATTCCCGCAGGTGAGGTTTATCGGACAATGTTCGAATTGTTGTACCAGCGATATCAGTCCGAGTTGCGGAAATGCCCATGTGTCAGGTACACAGACGAGAATGTTTACTCCTGCAGAACGAAACTGCCGCGCAACAGCATCCGCTTGTTTTTCACCGTCGACAAGAGTTAGGGAATATACAACTGGTACCGGTGTTTTATCAGGGAAGATAACGTGTTTTGCAATAATATCAGATGATGTCTTAACAATGTTTGCCGCACGTGTACGCGCATCGTCGTCAATCCTGGGATCGCAGGTGGCAAACACGCCAATGACTGGTAAACCTGAGTGTTTTGTTGTACTACGAAGTTCTACTGCGTTAGCCATAACGTAATGTCTCCTGTAAAACTATGATTTTACTATTTTATAAATAAATATCATTGCTGAAGGTTTGACCGTAGGTGCGAGAGTGATACCGTAGTGAGTCAATTCTTCGCCGGTCATGTTAAGAGTTTCGTTAGTGTCGATATTTACAATCTCATATTTTAAGTTCGGCGTGAGTCCGCGTAGGCTGAACTTCATAGCATTTACCGGCGTATTTTCCCGAATAAATGATTGAACAACTCCTTCACCCAGGTCAGGACGGTCAAACTGCCACGCGAGCCATGAATCGTTATCATTTGTATATTGTGTCAACGGATAGTAATCCCCAAGATAGTATTTTGCAATACGTTTATGCAAAGCGTGCCATTTACGGATATCGTTGTAATTCAATGTTTTGTCACGCATATCGTAAATATAATTCATACTTGGACAGGAGATAATGCTGCGCATAAGGTAATCACTATCTTTAGCAAATCCGCCGGTACCATGATACGGTATCCAAAACGATATGCTATACGTGCATTGCTGATGAGCTTGGGGCTTGGTGATATAATCCGTCCGCCAAAGCGGTACCCCGCGGCGCAGTGTTTCCACATCATTACGCCTACCGCCCGACGCACAGATGTCGATCAACATCCCGGGATGACGGTGTTGTAGCTCGTCAAGATATGAATATAAGCCTTCAACATATTTAATTTCTGTAATTCCCTGGCGGTCAGGCGCGTCATTTTCACGCCAATATTTTAGAGGTTCCATATTAAAATCGGTACGGTACAAATCTATTCCCTGTTCATTAATAACTTTATCTGCCTGATTTATCCACCATTCACGCGCGTCTGTGTTACCCAGGTTCAACAGTTTCCATTTCCCATCGGTACTACTGAGTAACCATTCAGGATGAATGTTAGATAACCACGTATCCGGTGCAACACGTTCGGGTTCAAACCAAACTATGGATTTAAGTTTTTTTGAATGTGCATAATCAGTAATTTCGCGTAACCCGTTAGGGAACCGAGTTTTGTCAACTTCCCATGTTCCGGTGTCATGCCAATCTTTCTTAATAGGATACCAGCCTGCGTCCATCCACCAATAATCTATGTCAATCCCTTCTTCGAGGTAACGATCGATAAAATATATCTGGCTTGCAGTATCAGCTTTGTCCATTTCTTCAAACTGCCGGCCACTGTATCCTTCTGTCATTGATTTCAACGGGTTTCCGTGATCTTTTGGCATGTTGTGTTCGAGCATCCATCTGCGCCAGACGTTATGCGCACGGATTCTGTCATCATTCCAGAACTGGAGTACAACCATTGGCGTCCGCACTTCTTCCCCGGGAAGGAGTTTAAAGTTCGTAAGTTCCTGGCCACCGGTGATATTAAGATTTCTTGGATTAGTAGCGAAGAAATTTGTTGCCCATTGTCCTGCCCACCCTAGTGCGAATATTACACCGCGGTTCGCGTATTCGATGTTGAAATAAGGCGAGTCGCTGTTTACCGACCGGCCACCACAGGTAGTGATACGTTTGGATTGGCGGTTCGTCAAAAGTGTACGGTGCGGGCGGTAATCGTCTTGAGAGCACGGACTACCAGTATGGTGGTGCAAAACAAACTCCGGTACGGGGTCTGTCTCCCTTACGCCAAACCCGGCATTTATCGGCATAATATCGGAAATTAGTGCAGAATCAGTAGTGCCGGTATTCTTGAAATACAACGTCCATTCAACTATGGGATAATCTGTATATTTCACTAATACGCAAGTGAGTAATATCGTAGAATCCGGGATGGGGAATGAAAAGGTTATACGTTTCTTATTCTCACAGTCCGTAACTTTTACATCAACCAGAATGTTTTGGAGTAACGAGTCAGACTTTTTACCGTTGTAAACAAACGAAAACGGCAGTTTCGTGCCGGTAGTGCCGCAATCAATAACTCCCAGATAGTCGGAGAGCCAAGCAGTGAGTAACTCAAAATCTTTTTGTTCAGACAAATTTGTGGTAACCATAAAACTCCTTAAAAAATATTTACAATACCTACTTTTCGGGATTCATTATTCTGCGGGAACCGATAAAATCTATATACATCTTTTGAAATACTTCATACTTATTCGCATGAAACTTCCGTGTTTTCACGTTCGGTAAATACTTTTTGCCGGGTTTACACATTTTAGTAGCTGCGGAAAGTATAGACCGGTACTTCCCGGCGCCTACAGCTGCAAGGATTGCCGTACCAAGAAGGACAGCTTCCGGTTCTTTGGTTAACACAATCTCGCATCCTGTGATATCCGCGTGTTCCTGTAACCACACAGGGTTTTTTGTCCCGCCGCCACAGGCGTTGATAGTTCTTATATTGAACCCGCGCGAGTTCATCTCGTCAATTATATGTTTTGTACCATACGCAATTGATTGTATCGTTGCATAATACTTTTTTGCTATTGACTCAATGGTATCGTCAAGGGAAAACCCACTGACCATCCCGCGTAATGTAGCGTCCGCGCGGGGGGAACGGTTACCGTGGAAATATGGGAGTATATGATAATCTTTAGTGATCTCAGCCGTAGAACCAGCATTTTTAACTAACTTTGTGATTACGCTGTTAAGATACTGGTATACAGTAACCCCGTGGTTTTTCGCAAGGTTCGCAAGTTCAGGGTAACGGTAATTATCACGGATAATATGGTCGAGTAACGAACCTGTTGCGCTTTGGCCTCCTTCAGTCAGCCACATACCGGGGATCATTGCGCTGTAGTACGGACCCCAGATACCTGGGATAAAATACGGTTTTTGTGAGACTGCCATATGGCATGACGATGTCCCGCCGATAAGCGCGAGGATAGAACTCAACTTCTGCGGTGATGGCACTTTTGTACCGCCATTAAGCCAGATCGTTCCTACTCCACCGGCATGCGCGTCGATAATACCTACCGCAACTTTTGTTGTTGTCATCAACCCGAGCTCTTTGGCGGACATCAGGGTGAGGTTACCGATAAACTCACCCATCGGGCGGATATCCATACCGATTTTGTTATGTTTCAATAAATCATATAACCCTACTTGCTTGAAGAATGAAGAATCCCAGCGTCCTTCATGCCCAAGGTATGTCCATTTACAAACTGTTGTACATAAACTACGCACATCTTTACCCGTAGCGCGGTAAGTTAAAAAGTCGGGGAGGTCAAGAAATTTCGCGGTTCTATTCCAGGACTTAGGAAGGTTGTCTTTTATCCACATAAGTTTAGGAGGTTGTTGTTCCGGCGATAATTTACCTCCGACATACCGCAGTACGCGGTGATGTTTCGCATTAATCTTTGCAGTTTGTCCCATTGCACGGTGGTCCATCCAAACAATAATGTTTTGTTCCGCCTTACCACTGGGTGAAACGGTCACCGGGCGGTTAGCGTTATCCAGTGCGACAAGCGAGCAGGTTGCATCGAAGGATATACCTGTTACGTTCTCGGGGTTAACCCCTGAGGTTTTAATGCATTGTTTTACGCAGTAACATACAGCGCTCCAAATATTCTCTGAAGATTGTTCTACATAATCCGTTGCAGGATACCACAACTGTATATTCTTCTTCTCATTAGCATACATTTTGCCGGTAATGTCAAAAATCCCTGCCCGCGCACTTAATGTTCCAACATCCACACCGATAACAAATTGTTTTGACATACAAATTCTCCTATGAAATATAGTTAATATAATTTTACAATAAAAAATAGAGGATATCCTTGAAAATCCGCGGGAATTGGCATTGACCACAGTGACAGTAATACTGTATTATTTAATGAAATTGAGGAAGGTAACAGTT
The genomic region above belongs to Elusimicrobiota bacterium and contains:
- a CDS encoding FGGY-family carbohydrate kinase produces the protein MSKQFVIGVDVGTLSARAGIFDITGKMYANEKKNIQLWYPATDYVEQSSENIWSAVCYCVKQCIKTSGVNPENVTGISFDATCSLVALDNANRPVTVSPSGKAEQNIIVWMDHRAMGQTAKINAKHHRVLRYVGGKLSPEQQPPKLMWIKDNLPKSWNRTAKFLDLPDFLTYRATGKDVRSLCTTVCKWTYLGHEGRWDSSFFKQVGLYDLLKHNKIGMDIRPMGEFIGNLTLMSAKELGLMTTTKVAVGIIDAHAGGVGTIWLNGGTKVPSPQKLSSILALIGGTSSCHMAVSQKPYFIPGIWGPYYSAMIPGMWLTEGGQSATGSLLDHIIRDNYRYPELANLAKNHGVTVYQYLNSVITKLVKNAGSTAEITKDYHILPYFHGNRSPRADATLRGMVSGFSLDDTIESIAKKYYATIQSIAYGTKHIIDEMNSRGFNIRTINACGGGTKNPVWLQEHADITGCEIVLTKEPEAVLLGTAILAAVGAGKYRSILSAATKMCKPGKKYLPNVKTRKFHANKYEVFQKMYIDFIGSRRIMNPEK
- a CDS encoding alpha-galactosidase, translating into MVTTNLSEQKDFELLTAWLSDYLGVIDCGTTGTKLPFSFVYNGKKSDSLLQNILVDVKVTDCENKKRITFSFPIPDSTILLTCVLVKYTDYPIVEWTLYFKNTGTTDSALISDIMPINAGFGVRETDPVPEFVLHHHTGSPCSQDDYRPHRTLLTNRQSKRITTCGGRSVNSDSPYFNIEYANRGVIFALGWAGQWATNFFATNPRNLNITGGQELTNFKLLPGEEVRTPMVVLQFWNDDRIRAHNVWRRWMLEHNMPKDHGNPLKSMTEGYSGRQFEEMDKADTASQIYFIDRYLEEGIDIDYWWMDAGWYPIKKDWHDTGTWEVDKTRFPNGLREITDYAHSKKLKSIVWFEPERVAPDTWLSNIHPEWLLSSTDGKWKLLNLGNTDAREWWINQADKVINEQGIDLYRTDFNMEPLKYWRENDAPDRQGITEIKYVEGLYSYLDELQHRHPGMLIDICASGGRRNDVETLRRGVPLWRTDYITKPQAHQQCTYSISFWIPYHGTGGFAKDSDYLMRSIISCPSMNYIYDMRDKTLNYNDIRKWHALHKRIAKYYLGDYYPLTQYTNDNDSWLAWQFDRPDLGEGVVQSFIRENTPVNAMKFSLRGLTPNLKYEIVNIDTNETLNMTGEELTHYGITLAPTVKPSAMIFIYKIVKS